In Chiloscyllium plagiosum isolate BGI_BamShark_2017 unplaced genomic scaffold, ASM401019v2 scaf_11577, whole genome shotgun sequence, a genomic segment contains:
- the LOC122547308 gene encoding basal cell adhesion molecule-like, whose protein sequence is MPEHVDAEVGHPVRIPCSHTISGTSSEIMVEWFIVNKHRERQRIAYKDETNSVTDPGTPYTKRVSMDGDYGLLISKVEVMDERPFLCQVIAGASGSQEGKTQLKVYDAPQQPEVESNPATLSVNEQHPSE, encoded by the exons ATGCCCGAACACGTGGATGCTGAGGTGGGTCACCCCGTCAGGATCCCCTGCAGCCACACCATCTCTGGGACCAGCTCGGAGATCATGGTGGAGTGGTTCATC GTGAATAAACACAGAGAGCGGCAGAGAATTGCCTACAAAGATGAGACAAACAGCGTTACTGATCCTGGTACACCCTACACCAAGCGAGTGTCCATGGATGGTGACTACGGCCTTCTGATCAGCAAGGTAGAGGTGATGGACGAGAGACCCTTCCTCTGCCAGGTCATTGCCGGAGCGTCTGGGAGCCAGGAAGGGAAGACCCAGCTCAAGGTCTACG ATGCTCCGCAACAGCCCGAAGTTGAATCCAACCCAGCCACACTGTCGGTGAACGAGCAGCATCCATCCGAG